The following proteins are co-located in the Candida dubliniensis CD36 chromosome 3, complete sequence genome:
- a CDS encoding cell wall mannoprotein, putative (appears to be a fusion of orf19.5404 and orf19.5401;~Similar to Pichia stipitis HYR5.1) produces the protein MLLKNFVFLFIATATTVFASYDVSSSLIHYHDFDFNVGDISIRNGASFSLVNTFDCLFKGDLTIEEKSKLYITSTGRALLLNVAGLFNKVKNDGLLVINTIESYAAAICNIFGASFVNTGDAIFAFQGKWLPPIIAFTAQQWQNYGRVHIFQKFPSKALAILGRFGGSIENYGTLCFTNSIFKQVTTIDGSGCIALEKSSSFFIENSLFPIDKEQVIYMGEGNPSIQVVATTFPQTFKVANFGGNGAHKIGLNLPLLNLPLLNKRGWSYNERTGILTLKVTDLLTQNFDIGLGYDPSKFELCSDESVGFLFVFHGAIKYNGPAPNPGRPSICQVCPGLHPAPGAEPTTSTNSITTTKTDGSICTEIDAVVVSSDQSGSWYTSTSGISTVCGATSEAPIPNPRVTITTTWTQVTTATVTESGTKTDTVIVQVPYTPNPQVTVTTTWTGTYVTASTITGDKTDTVIVDVPETTTSCLTTTNTWTGEYITTITTSGWVIIEIPTESVATYVYTDSQVTPTKATATSEVTAVTSATTGNDNTASATGATGNNNNNDSTTGATGNEKNKSTPSTAGNVNTAATTTTGNGNNDSTTGATGNNNNNDSTTGATGNEKNKSTPSTAGNVNTAATTTTGNGNNDSTTGATGNNNIDSTTGATGNEKNKSPPSTAGNVNTAATTTTGNGNNDSATTTGNVNTDSTTNTGNNNNIDSTTGATGNNNSASTTATTDNVNTASTTGATGKDNNDSATTTGNVNTASTTNTGNNNNNDSTTGATGNNNNDSTTGATGNNNNNDSTTGATGNTLSTVTTGNDNTASTTGATGNDNSASTASTTDNVNTASATGATGKGNNDSATTTGNVNTASTTNTGNNNNIDSTTGATGNNNSASTTATTDNVNIASATGATGKDNNDSATTTGNVNTASTTNTGNNNIDSTTGAPTTSDFSGSTESQSRETKHTKSKNTETHKTKLTETSTSLAAISSSSEFPFENTSNSICQCTPVTVTKYIPQSNIPENTESTTQSTSALTPATSQEIASQPSFHSKVESTTVVSSATSQEIASQPSFHRKVESTNVVSSATNQESTTNFSSETDVQSSSQFVTPTNAVHSSLSTEYYTTGVTSYYTSYVTVTAETTKVVTLTSCANDVCHKTTATTGVTVVTLSTSDIQTVLTTYAPLTQTVTLGITGSATFDLGCPTGHFGYKGYIGKGVEISPNGIKANANAGFNVGFDAIKRDQKVVNSTNVTVQSSKNAGAINSIYSSIELLCAVTAIMALIF, from the coding sequence ATGTTGTTAAAAAACTTTGTTTTCCTATTCATTGCAACAGCAACCACTGTGTTTGCTAGTTACGATGTTTCTAGCtcattaattcattatcatgATTTCGACTTTAATGTCGGTGATATTTCCATTCGGAATGGTgcatcattttcattagtTAATACTTTCGATTGTCTTTTTAAAGGAGATCTTAccattgaagaaaaatccAAGTTATACATTACATCTACTGGTAGAGCTTTATTACTCAATGTCGCTGGATTATTCAACAAAGTTAAAAATGATGGTTTATTGGTTATCAACACTATCGAGTCTTATGCTGCAGCCATTTGTAACATTTTTGGTGCTTCATTCGTTAACACTGGTGATGCTATCTTTGCTTTCCAAGGGAAATGGTTGCCACCAATTATTGCCTTTACTGCTCAACAATGGCAGAATTATGGACGTGTgcatatttttcaaaagttcCCCTCAAAGGCTTTGGCTATCTTGGGTCGTTTTGGTGGctcaattgaaaactatGGTACTCTTTGTTTTACCAATCTGATTTTTAAACAAGTAACTACCATCGATGGTAGTGGTTGTATTGCCTTAGAGAAGAGCTCGtcatttttcattgaaaatTCGTTGTTCccaattgataaagaaCAGGTTATATACATGGGTGAAGGTAATCCAAGTATACAAGTTGTTGCAACAACATTCCCACAAACATTTAAAGTTGCTAACTTTGGTGGTAACGGTGCTCATAAAATTGGATTGAATTTACCTTTATTGAACTTACCACTTCTTAATAAACGTGGTTGGTCTTATAATGAAAGGACTGGTATTTTGACATTGAAAGTTACTGATTTACTTACCcaaaattttgatattggtCTTGGTTACGATCCTTCTAAATTTGAACTTTGTTCCGATGAATCTGTTGGAttcctttttgttttccatGGTGCtattaaatataatggTCCAGCCCCAAATCCGGGCAGACCATCCATTTGTCAAGTTTGTCCAGGACTTCATCCTGCTCCAGGTGCTGAACCAACTACTTCAACCAACTCTATCACTACAACCAAAACTGATGGTTCCATTTGTACTGAAATTgatgctgttgttgtttcttctGATCAATCTGGATCCTGGTATACAAGTACTTCTGGTATTAGCACTGTCTGCGGTGCCACATCTGAAGCTCCTATTCCAAACCCTCGAGTTACTATCACCACTACTTGGACCCAAGTCACTACTGCTACCGTCACTGAATCTGGTACCAAGACTGACACTGTGATTGTCCAAGTCCCATATACCCCAAATCCTCAAGTTACTGTCACTACTACTTGGACTGGAACCTATGTTACTGCAAGTACTATTACTGGTGATAAAACCGATactgttattgttgatgtCCCAGAAACTACCACTTCTTGTTTAACTACAACTAATACTTGGACTGGAGAATACATAACCACCATTACCACTTCTGGTTGGgtcattattgaaattccAACTGAAAGTGTTGCCACCTATGTTTACACAGACTCACAAGTGACACCTACTAAAGCTACTGCTACATCTGAAGTTACTGCTGTAACAAGTGCAACTACTGGTAATGATAACACTGCTTCTGCAACTGGTGCTACtggcaacaacaacaacaatgattCTACAACTGGTGCTACCGGtaatgaaaagaataaatcCACACCTTCCACTGCAGGTAATGTCAACACTGCTgccaccactactactgGTAACGGAAACAATGATTCTACAACTGGTGCTACtggcaacaacaacaacaatgattCTACAACTGGTGCTACCGGtaatgaaaagaataaatcCACACCTTCCACTGCAGGTAATGTCAACACTGCTgccaccactactactgGTAACGGAAACAATGATTCTACAACTGGAGCTACtggaaacaacaacattgaTTCTACAACTGGTGCTACCGGtaatgaaaagaataaatcCCCACCTTCCACTGCAGGTAATGTCAACACTGCTGCCACAACTACTACTGGTAACGGAAACAATGATTCTGCAACTACTACTGGTAATGTCAACACCGATTCTACCACTAATACtggaaacaacaacaacattgaTTCTACAACTGGTGCTACTGGTAATAACAATAGTGCTTCTACAACTGCCACTACTGATAATGTGAACACTGCTTCTACTACTGGTGCTACTGGTAAAGATAACAATGATTCTGCAACTACTACTGGTAATGTCAACACTGCTTCTACCACTAATACtggaaacaacaacaacaatgattCCACAACTGGTGCTACtggaaacaacaacaatgattCTACAACTGGAGCTACtggcaacaacaacaacaatgattCCACAACTGGTGCTACAGGTAACACTTTATCCACGGTCACTACTGGTAACGATAACACAGCTTCCACTACTGGTGCTACTGGTAATGACAATAGTGCTTCTACAGCTTCCACTACTGATAATGTGAACACTGCTTCTGCAACTGGTGCTACTGGTAAAGGTAACAATGATTCTGCAACTACTACTGGTAATGTCAACACTGCTTCTACCACTAATACtggaaacaacaacaacattgaTTCTACAACTGGTGCTACTGGTAATAACAATAGTGCTTCTACAACTGCCACTACTGATAATGTGAACATTGCTTCTGCAACTGGTGCTACTGGTAAAGATAACAATGATTCTGCAACTACTACTGGTAATGTCAACACTGCTTCTACCACTAATACtggcaacaacaacattgaTTCTACAACTGGTGCCCCAACAACCAGTGATTTTAGTGGCTCTACAGAATCTCAATCCAGAGAAACCAAACATACCAAATCAAAGAACACCGAGACACataaaaccaaattgaCAGAAACAAGCACTTCTTTGGCTGCCATTTCATCATCTCTGGAATTCCCCTTTGAAAATACTTCAAATCTGATTTGTCAATGTACTCCAGTGACCGTCACCAAATATATCCCTCAGTCGAACATCCCAGAAAATACTGAATCTACAACTCAATCTACTTCTGCTTTAACTCCTGCAACAAGTCAAGAAATAGCTTCCCAGCCTTCTTTCCATAGCAAAGTTGAATCCACTACTGTTGTCTCGTCTGCAACAAGTCAAGAAATAGCTTCCCAGCCTTCTTTCCATCGCAAAGTTGAATCCACTAATGTCGTCTCATCTGCAACAAATCAAGAATCAACCACTAACTTCTCTTCAGAAACCGATGTTCAGTCAAGTTCTCAATTTGTCACTCCTACTAATGCTGTTcattcttcattatcaacagAATACTACACTACTGGTGTCACTTCTTACTACACAAGCTATGTCACTGTTACTGCTGAAACAACCAAAGTCGTCACCTTGACTTCTTGTGCTAATGATGTTTGTCATAAAACAACTGCAACAACTGGTGTCACTGTTGTCACACTCAGTACTTCTGATATCCAAACTGTCCTTACAACTTATGCTCCATTGACTCAAACAGTGACTTTGGGAATCACTGGTTCAGCAACTTTTGATTTAGGTTGTCCAACCGGCCACTTTGGTTACAAGGGCTACATTGGAAAAGGTGTTGAAATTAGTCCAAACGGAATAAAGGCTAATGCCAATGCTGGTTTTAATGTTGGTTTTGACGCAATCAAACGTGACCAAAAAGTGGTAAACTCCACTAATGTCACTGTTCAATCTTCTAAGAATGCTGGTGCTATTAATTCCATCTATAGCAGTATTGAACTCTTATGTGCTGTTACAGCTATTATGgctttaattttttaa
- a CDS encoding U3 small nucleolar RNA-associated protein Sof1 homologue, putative (Similar to S. cerevisiae SOF1;~In S. cerevisiae: essential protein required for biogenesis of 40S (small) ribosomal subunit) produces MKVKTISRSSDTYIPVKNTQESALPRNLNPALHPFERAREYTRALQATKLERMFAQPFIGQLGDGHRDGVYFIAKNYQATNQIASGSGDGIIKYWNLTDRLETASFKAHYGMVSGICIYANKMYSCGDDKTIKIWSVNSDDFDVKVNDDVDEIYHNNSNLLEGKTSGGLLKTFIGEHSFKGIDHHRDDDLFVTGGATIQLWDVNRSKHISDLSWGADNVGTVKFNQTETNIIASSGSDNSIVLYDIRTNTPVHKVVTSLRNNCITWNPMEAFNFATGNEDHNGYLYDMRNLQKTLKVYKGHVGAIMDVDFAPTGQELVTGSYDKTIRLWKTLDGRSKDVYHTKRMQKVFSVKYSTDSKYIISGSDDTNLRVWRSDASSRSNIKSSRQRAKLEYQDKLKERYKYMPEINRIARHRHLPKPVKKAEDMKRLYSKK; encoded by the coding sequence ATGAAAGTTAAAACAATAAGCAGATCATCTGACACATATATACCAGTGAAAAACACTCAAGAATCAGCATTGCCTCGTAACTTGAATCCCGCCTTGCATCCTTTTGAACGTGCTAGAGAGTATACTCGAGCATTACAAGCAACTAAATTAGAACGGATGTTTGCTCAACCATTTATTGGACAATTAGGTGATGGTCATAGAGATGGGGTATATTTTATAGCTAAGAATTATCAAGCTACTAATCAAATTGCTAGTGGATCAGGAGATGgtataatcaaatattggAATTTGACTGATCGATTAGAAACAGCTAGTTTTAAAGCCCATTACGGAATGGTAAGTGGGATTTGCATATATGCTAACAAGATGTATAGTTGTGGAGATGataaaacaatcaaaatatgGTCTGTCAATAgtgatgattttgatgttaaagttaatgatgatgttgatgaaatatATCATAACAATAGTAATCTACTTGAAGGAAAAACCAGTGGTGgattattgaaaacatttATTGGTGAGCATTCATTCAAAGGTATTGATCATCATCGTGATGACGATTTATTTGTCACTGGAGGTGCCACTATACAATTATGGGATGTGAATCGATCAAAACACATTTCCGATTTATCATGGGGTGCAGATAATGTGGGCACAGTTAAATTCAACCAAACagaaacaaatataattgCCAGCTCAGGATCAGACAATTCAATTGTGTTGTATGATATTAGAACCAATACCCCTGTACATAAAGTAGTTACAAGTTTGAGAAATAATTGTATTACATGGAATCCAATGGAAGCATTCAATTTTGCTACTGGGAATGAAGATCATAATGGATATCTTTATGATATGAGAAATTTGCAAAAGACCCTTAAAGTGTATAAGGGCCATGTTGGAGCTATAATGGATGTTGATTTTGCTCCAACAGGTCAAGAGTTAGTGACTGGATCTTATGATAAAACAATAAGATTATGGAAGACCTTGGATGGAAGGTCCAAAGATGTTTATCATACCAAACGTATGCAAAAAGTGTTCAGTGTTAAGTACAGCACTGATTCGAAGTACATTATAAGTGGCTCAGACGATACAAATTTGAGAGTGTGGAGATCTGATGCTTCCTCAAGATCCAATATCAAATCCAGTAGACAAAGAGCTAAATTAGAATACcaagataaattgaaagaaaggTACAAATATATGCCGGAAATTAATAGAATTGCCAGACATCGTCATTTACCTAAACCAGTGAAGAAAGCTGAAGATATGAAAAGACTTTATAGTAAAAAGTAG
- a CDS encoding plasma membrane-associated protein phosphatase, putative (Similar to S. cerevisiae PSR1), translating into MGLLSSLLCCSIESKDDNDDKIHHPSTSNGVATTTSKKSNAAVTSASLKGNSSRNNQQDKAKKINTTETTKATTTTTTTTTTTKTRTPTTNTSKSPSKTTSGRHGKNASINDHNSDLIKDNDIDVIGDEDEDEDEEDEVDALKPSKKDLLDDDQSINEIETIANTNDESNNNTPKSSNDTTKTDTNNTKINTSDIITQVPENGGTHTNTNSSSTYQNENRNVKKNEASNGEDDDNNDNDDDEEEEDEEEDEEEDIDDDDSLEDLTKLQDGQAFNAETGFLLGKKDKNFGNKKCLILDLDETLVHSSFKYLRSADFVIPVEIDNQIHHVYVVKRPGVDEFLQKMGKLYEVVVFTASVSKYGDPLLDKLDLYNSVHHRLFRDSCYNYQGNFIKNLSQIGRPLEDTIIIDNSPASYIFHPDHSIPISSWFSDSHDNELLDLIPFLEDLAKPIVDDVGLVLDISL; encoded by the coding sequence ATGGGATTACTTTCGTCGTTGCTTTGTTGCTCGATAGAGTCGAAAGATGATAACGATGACAAGATACATCATCCATCTACATCCAATGGTGTTGCAACAACCACATCCAAGAAAAGTAATGCAGCTGTGACATCTGCAAGTTTGAAGGGAAACTCATCGCGGAATAATCAGCAAGACAAGGcaaaaaagataaataCAACCGAGACAACCAAagctactactactactactactactactacaacaacaaaaacaagaacaCCAACGACAAATACATCTAAACTGCCTTCAAAAACCACTTCAGGGCGACATGGAAAGAACGCAAGTATTAATGATCACAATTCCGATTTAATAAAAGATAACGATATTGATGTGATTGgggatgaagatgaagatgaagatgaggAAGATGAAGTTGACGCATTGAAACCATCCAAAAAAGATCTATTAGATGATGATCAATCgataaatgaaattgaaaccatAGCTAATACGAATGATGAGTCAAATAATAACACACCAAAGTCTAGTAATGATACAACCAAAACTGAcactaataatactaaaatTAATACTAGTGATATAATAACTCAAGTGCCAGAGAATGGAGGCACGCATACAAACACGAACTCAAGCAGTACCTATCAAAACGAGAATCGCAACgtgaaaaagaatgaaGCCAGCAATGGTGAAGATGACGATAATAACGATAACGATGACgatgaggaagaagaagatgaagaagaagatgaagaagaggacatcgacgatgatgattcaCTCGAAGATTTGACTAAATTACAAGATGGTCAAGCATTCAATGCAGAAACAGGGTTTTTATTGGGTAAAAAAGATAAGAATTTTGGTAACAAAAAGTGTCTTATATTAGATCTTGATGAAACTTTGGTACATTCAAGTTTCAAATACTTACGGAGTGCCGATTTTGTCATACCAGTCGAGATAGATAATCAAATACATCATGTTTATGTTGTGAAAAGACCGGGCgttgatgaatttttacaaaaaatGGGCAAACTATACgaagttgttgttttcaCAGCATCAGTACTGAAATATGGTGATCCACTATTAGACAAGCTAGATTTATACAACTCGGTACATCATCGATTGTTTCGAGATTCTTGCTACAATTATCAAGgcaattttataaaaaatttatcacAAATTGGTCGTCCCTTAGAAGATAccataataattgataattcacCAGCATCATATATATTCCACCCTGATCATTCTATACCTATCAGTAGTTGGTTCAGTGATCTGCATGATAACGAATTGTTAGATTTGATTCCATTTTTGGAAGATTTAGCAAAACCAATTGTCGATGATGTTGGATTGGTTTTAGATATATCCTTatag